From the genome of Colletotrichum higginsianum IMI 349063 chromosome 4, whole genome shotgun sequence, one region includes:
- a CDS encoding Major facilitator superfamily transporter, with the protein MSVSETEPKRPPMTVLDKQTTHVDQHGTAVFKPSREFLLAFSALCTIALAVALDATTLSVALPTMSLALGGTALEAFWSGTSFLLASTVLQPTVAGLSGIFGRKPLVYASALLFAVGSIVGAIANNFAVVIAGRTIQGIGGGGILALTEVIITDLVPLAVRGQWFSLLSAVWSVGTVTGPLIGAGFAQNVSWRWIFWINLPIIALGVVMIFFFLKQVSVPGGVGAKLKRFDWLGSFLFTTGSTSFLFGMSTGGVMYEWSSFRCLLPMILGVFIIVGFGFWELKFADEPLIDKGIFNNWTMIANYIMTVFHGMILWSILYFLVLYYQAVKDYSVITSAVASLPESLTVAPAAMAVGLVSGVTGRYRWSLWSGWVITTLGAGLMCLMRPSTTIPQWIWLNIPIGIGTGMLFPAMALSIQAACEPALNGQAAAFYSFLRTFGQSVGVAVSGVIFQNAFRIRLEKIPALAHAAEEYSRDATIVVDVIKRMPEGDATRAELVEAYSDALRAIWISLIAFAGFSLLISVTVKKYSLDQEHVTKQGLATSDGTSREDVEKGVRNGH; encoded by the exons ATGTCTGTCAGCGAAACAGAACCGAAAAGGCCACCAATGACCGTGCTAGATAAACAAACCACGCACGTAGACCAACATGGCACAGCCGTCTTCAAGCCCTCGCGAGAattcctcctcgccttcaGCGCCCTCTGCACCATCGCCCTGGCCGTTGCCCTCGACGCCACGACCCTCTCCGTCGCCCTGCCGACAATGTCACTGGCACTTGGCGGcaccgccctcgaggccttcTGGTCCGGCACCAGCTTCCTGCTAGCCAGCACGGTGCTGCAGCCTACCGTCGCCGGGCTTAGCGGCATATTCGGGCGCAAGCCGCTGGTTTACGCCTCGGCGCTCCTTTTTGCCGTGGgctccatcgtcggcgccatcgcaAACAACTTCGCCGTCGTGATCGCCGGCCGGACGATCCagggcatcggcggcggcgggatcCTGGCACTCACCGaggtcatcatcaccgaTCTCGTCCCGCTCGCCGTGCGCGGCCAGTGGTTTTCGCTACTCTCGGCCGTGTGGTCCGTAGGCACCGTCACGGGCCCCCTGATTggcgccggcttcgcccAGAATGTCTCGTGGCGCTGGATCTTTTGGATCAATTTACCAATCATTGCGTTGGGCGTCGTCATGATATTCTTCTTCCTCAAGCAGGTCAGTgtccccggcggcgtcggcgctaAGCTCAAGAGGTTCGACTGGCTCGGCAGCTTCCTGTTCACGACGGGCTCAACGAGCTTCTTGTTTGGCATGTCGACGGGCGGCGTCATGTACGAGTGGTCCTCCTTCAGATGTCTGCTGCCGATGATTTTGGGGGTCTTTATCATCGTCGGGTTTGGATTCTGGGAGCTCAAGTTTGCAGACGAGCCCCTTATCGACAAGGGGATATTCAACAACTGGACCATGATCGCCAATTACATCATGACGGTGTTTCACGGCATGATTCTTTGGTCCATTCTGTACTTCCTCG TACTCTACTACCAAGCCGTCAAGGACTACTCCGTAATTACATCTGCTGTGGCTTCCCTCCCAGAGTCCCTTACCGTCGCGCCTGCTGCCATGGCTGTCGGCCTCGTCTCGGGCGTCACGGGCCGTTATCGCTGGTCCCTCTGGTCCGGTTGGGTCATTACCACTCTCGGTGCCGGACTCATGTGCCTCATGCGGCCATCCACCACCATTCCCCAATGGATATGGCTTAACATTCCGATCGGGATTGGCACGGGCATGCTCTTTCCTGCCATGGCACTCTCGATACAGGCGGCCTGCGAGCCGGCGCTCAACGGGCAGGCCGCGGCGTTCTATTCGTTCCTCCGCACGTTCGGACAGTCGGTaggcgtcgccgtctcgggTGTCATTTTCCAAAACGCGTTCCGGATAAGATTGGAGAAGATCCCAGCCCTCGCGCACGCGGCCGAGGAGTACTCGCGCGACGCAACCATCGTCGTGGACGTCATCAAACGGATGCCGGAAGGGGACGCAACGCGTGCGGAGCTGGTGGAGGCGTACTCCGACGCACTGCGGGCGATCTGGATTAGCTTGATTGCGTTCGCCGGGTTCTCTTTGCTCATCAGCGTCACGGTAAAGAAATACAGCTTGGATCAGGAGCATGTCACCAAGCAAGGACTCGCAACAAGCGACGGTACGAGCAGAGAGGATGTGGAAAAGGGGGTCCGGAACGGGCATTGA
- a CDS encoding putative N-acetyltransferase, GNAT family — protein sequence MSQLGLANTITTATGILGCAWYAGVTASLSIFSVPAILQTGSEPAHALRLWQHLFLTGHSTGPKVALVTFLSLAYSAYDRFHQSVAWKPYAAAGALSLAIVPFTLTVMSSTNNALLAGAQGASTLGLSETTELLTRWRALNVVRSFISLAAAAVGFWYAAFQ from the exons ATGTCGCAACTCGGTTTAGCCAACACAATCACGACTGCAACCGGCATCCTTGGGTGTGCCTGGTATGCTG GCGTAACGGCATCGTTATCCATTTTCAGCGTCCCCGCCATCCTCCAAACCGGCTCGGAGCCAGCCCATGCACTGAGGCTGTGGCAACACCTCTTTCTGACCGGCCACTCGACCGGCCCCAAAGTAGCGCTCGTTACCTTTCTGTCATTGGCCTACTCGGCGTATGACCGTTTCCACCAGAGTGTCGCGTGGAAGCcgtacgccgccgccggagcccTGAGCCTCGCCATCGTGCCCTTCACCCTCACCGtcatgtcgtcgacgaacAACGCACTCTTGGCTGGTGCGCAGGGCGCCAGTACGCTTGGGCTGTCCGAGACCACAGAGCTGCTGACGAGGTGGCGGGCGCTCAACGTCGTCAGGAGCTTCAtctctctcgccgccgccgccgtcgggttTTGGTATGCGGCTTTTCAATAA
- a CDS encoding Acetyltransferase, producing MTDVQPLDFVTVKAVLPTIPLPPHASRQPIVTERLVLRPISPDDLQPLHVLRTQPEVMRWSAAGRVDADVDETWAKLAQCLPPNDADNYDFSICLRSTGEWIGIGGCKHLSGGELGWPEIGYMLRKDFWGSGYATEFVQAFLDAWWSLPRSERELSVDRATVRGWSGGEAAVDEIMTAVTEPDNVASQKILGKWGFRKLKVWKETSEDGGKETILIGHGIGRPKQ from the coding sequence ATGACCGACGTCCAACCTCTCGACTTCGTGACGGTAAAAGCCGTCCTGCCGACGATACCCCTGCCGCCTCACGCCTCGCGGCAACCCATCGTCACCGAGCGTCTCGTCCTGCGGCCCATCTCCCCAGATGATTTGCAGCCGCTGCACGTCCTGCGCACGCAGCCAGAGGTCATGAGGTGGTCGGCGGCCGGCCGCGTTGACGCGGACGTGGACGAGACGTGGGCCAAGCTGGCCCAGTGCCTGCCACCAAACGACGCCGACAACTACGACTTCTCCATCTGCCTGCGGTCGACAGGCGAGTGgatcggcatcggcggctgCAAGCATCTCTCTGGCGGCGAGCTTGGCTGGCCCGAGATCGGTTACATGCTTCGTAAAGACTTCTGGGGCAGTGGCTACGCCACCGAGTTCGTCCAGGCCTTCCTCGACGCCTGGTGGTCTCTGCCCCGCTCGGAGCGCGAACTCAGCGTCGACCGGGCCACCGTCCGGGGGtggagcggcggcgaggctgCTGTGGACGAGATCATGACCGCCGTGACGGAGCCGGACAACGTTGCCAGCCAGAAGATCCTGGGCAAGTGGGGGTTCCGGAAGCTCAAGGTGTGGAAGGAAACTAGCGAAGACGGGGGAAAGGAGACGATACTCATTGGCCACGGCATCGGACGGCCGAAGCAATAG
- a CDS encoding fungal specific transcription factor domain-containing protein: protein MTPPASSATTARQQPDPGSGSGIGSGSKQQLSCANCRHRKIKCDKLQPRCEQCKRSDLDCVFPSRKRNRKPRQARQNELLNRITRLESIVSKVESGSLDGPSRPSKPAVAGAASTGRRSAGPVVDMNDAAPSPSEGWDPQPAPPTNYMSAEFWENLCSEVEGMRQALDQPSESEASEDEDPVSTASPGSVAVRPQGQSQGQSQTPPALPGLLSSIDCHSTEELKHPPREHILYMCNVFFSNIDPAFKVIHRPTISAELEAFANSPNKRVDVATDALFFSMYFGAITGLSHEACLANLGEERRVLAQRYREGVEKALQKADFLNSTELRTLQALTYYVCFLRSHNASRASWALIPLVVRLAQALHLHRDGPSPPLPPFEAEMRRRLWWMIVVLDIRAAEDRGTEASIPRQSYNTRLPFNLNDDDLNPSMTTPLEDRTGPTEMTFCLCTSMSSGIFANLRPKHPQLALDADGSSELATSEDEIMAHAQRLEALFGTAPPKTPASPSQEQQQEDVRNLPASHAAVTVRIIILKMWLSAQYPFTPRASTAAAKPRVARETMLRTAVNTIELVELSTATYSERFGWWIDSYVQWHPLAVALAELCVQTRGELVDRAWKVHERADSGYEKGHTVEAVEKVAEEGKGGEGRGVDGGYEVGEAFRTAGCWKDKRGEDEEEEEEEEEEEMDDGREDEDADVDVDGNNKDGHGDGDGHGHIGGGFQQGSNGPVLHPALRTDCIGIGSVDDGGGSMVGPGPNTDPQTTFMTTTTNAIGQGTPMTIDEQSPPSLPPAGHANMPSVPYGLVPEDMDMFASGPPLWDHPQYLINHFGIQMNAGDFSWDTSTWNDFVTDANLERSPGDD from the exons atgacgccgccggcatcttCGGCCACGACCGCCCGACAGCAGCCCGACCCCGGCAGCGGGAGCGGcatcggcagcggcagcaaaCAACAACTCAGTTGCGCCAACTGCCGCCACCGTAAAATCAAATGCGACAAGCTGCAGCCGCGCTGCGAGCAGTGCAAGCGCTCTGACCTCGACTGCGTTTTCCCCTCGCGGAAGCGGAACCGCAAGCCTCGCCAGGCCAGGCAGAACGAGCTGCTGAACCGCATCACACGTCTGGAGAGCATCGTTAGTAAGGTCGAATCGGGCAGTCTCGATGGGCCCTCCAGGCCCTCCAAGCCGGCCGTCGCTGGAGCCGCGTCCACCGGCAGGAGAAGCGCCGGCCCCGTGGTTGATATGAACgacgccgcgccgtcgccttcggaAGGGTGGGACCCTCAGCCGGCCCCGCCGACCAACTACATGAGCGCTGAGTTCTGGGAGAACCTATGCTCGGAGGTTGAAGGTATGAGACAAGCCCTGGACCAGCCCTCGGAGAGCGAAGCATCCGAAGATGAGGACCcggtgtcgacggcgagccccGGCTCTGTTGCCGTCAGACCACAAGGCCAGAGCCAGGGCCAGAGTCAGACCCCGCCAGCGCTGCCGGGCTTGCTCTCCAGTATCGATTGCCACAGTACCGAGGAGTTGAAGCACCCGCCGCGCGAGCACATACTGTATATGTGcaacgtcttcttctccaacaTCGACCCGGCGTTCAAGGTCATCCACCGGCCAACCATCTCGGCCGAGCTGGAGGCCTTTGCCAACTCGCCAAACAAgcgcgtcgacgtcgccacCGATGCCTTGTTCTTTTCCATGTATTTTGGTGCCATCACAGGGCTATCTCATGAGGCTTGCCTCGCCAACCTGGGCGAGGAGAGACGCGTTCTCGCCCAGAGGTACAGggagggcgtcgagaagGCGTTGCAAAAGGCGGACTTTCTCAACAGCACCGAACTCAGGACTCTCCAGGCGCTGACGTATTATGTT TGTTTTCTACGCAGTCACAATGCCAGCCGAGCCTCGTGGGCCCTCATCCCACTCGTTGTCCGCCTCGCTCAGGCTCTGCATCTCCACCGCGACGGCCCCTCGCCCCCACTACCGCCCTTTGAGGCCGAGATGCGGCGCCGCCTGTGGTGGATGATTGTCGTGCTCGACATCcgtgccgccgaggaccgcGGCACCGAAGCCTCCATCCCCCGGCAATCTTACAACACCAGGCTACCATTCAATTtaaacgacgacgacttaAACCCGTCAATGACGACACCCCTCGAAGACCGAACGGGGCCCACCGAGATGACGTTCTGTCTCTGCACGTCCATGTCGTCGGGCATCTTCGCCAACTTGCGGCCGAAGCACCCGCAGCTCGCCTTGGATGCCGACGGATCCTCGGAGCTGGCGACGTCGGAGGACGAAATCATGGCGCACGCGCAacgcctcgaggccctcttCGGCACGGCACCGCCCAAAACTCCAGCCTCACCGTCCCAGGAGCAGCAACAAGAAGACGTTCGCAACCTCCCCGCTAGCCACGCCGCAGTGACGGTGCGCATCATCATCCTAAAGATGTGGCTCTCGGCACAGTATCCCTTCACGCcgcgggcgtcgacggcggcggcgaagcctCGCGTTGCGCGAGAGACGATGCTCCGCACGGCCGTCAACACGATCGAGCTCGTTGAGCTTAGCACGGCGACGTACAGCGAGCGCTTCGGGTGGTGGATCGACAGTTACGTGCAGTGGCACCCGCTCGCGGTCGCTCTGGCAGAGTTGTGCGTCCAGACGCGCGGGGAGCTGGTGGACAGGGCGTGGAAGGTT CATGAGAGAGCGGATAGCGGATACGAGAAGGGGCACACTGTGGAGGCCGTTGAGAAAGTTGCTGAGGAAggcaagggcggcgagggccgagGCGTTGATGGGGGATATGAAGTTGGAGAAGCCTTCCGCACCGCCGGCTGTTGGAAGGACAAAAGAGGggaagatgaggaggaggaggaggaggaggaggaggaggagatggacgaTGGCAGGGAAGATGAGGATGCTGACGTCGATGTTGACGGTAACAACAAAGACGGacatggagatggagatggacaTGGACATATCGGCGGTGGCTTTCAGCAGGGTTCGAATGGGCCGGTGCTGCATCCGGCCCTCCGAACGGACTGCATCGGCATCGGAagcgtcgacgacggtggcggcagcATGGTCGGTCCCGGCCCGAACACGGACCCCCAGACCACCTTCATGACGACGACCACAAACGCCATCGGCCAGGGAACACCGATGACGATCGATGAACaatcgccgccgtcgctgccgccggcgggccATGCGAACATGCCGAGCGTGCCGTACGGGCTGGTGCCcgaggacatggacatgTTCGCAAGTGGCCCGCCGCTGTGGGACCACCCGCAGTACCTAATCAACCACTTCGGGATCCAGATGAACGCCGGGGATTTCTCTTGGGACACGAGCACGTGGAACGATTTTGTCACCGACGCGAACTTGGAGAGGTCGCCAGGGGACGattga